One region of Candidatus Afararchaeum irisae genomic DNA includes:
- a CDS encoding helix-turn-helix domain-containing protein, which produces MSYQRSESVSDSESDGSRRLGRVSRRNAVLLLTAVVALSLLTAPVSAQTPQTSPDGFDITVFEIHIHENGKATWTIEMRRQLNTEEEIQGFRDLRTQYNLGEVEIFTGIEERLREVNTVAVNQTGREMSLNDFERDLLVRDTVTGSVGVARLRFNWTGFASTSSNGSRVVVGDVFEGGFVVGEGQRLIIRYDEGLTATDVVPPADVSGENSYQWEGQRAFEDGRPRLVLTTNSTSGSGSGSEPPTDSADSGLSELEVGIGVFLLVVGLFGGVYLGRRMGGNRPPEPTPAVTRNGSGSQTPRQPETEDESEDEDTEEEVDEELLTDEDRVLRLLRQNDGRMKQASIVEETGWSKSKASMVLSDMEDEGRISKLRLGRENVIDLEEDD; this is translated from the coding sequence ATGAGCTACCAACGGTCAGAGTCAGTATCAGATTCGGAATCGGACGGATCGCGGCGTCTCGGTAGAGTTAGCCGTCGGAACGCCGTCCTCCTACTGACCGCTGTGGTGGCTCTGTCTCTTCTCACAGCCCCTGTCTCGGCACAGACTCCTCAGACGAGCCCCGATGGATTCGACATAACAGTCTTCGAGATACATATACACGAGAACGGCAAGGCTACCTGGACTATCGAGATGAGGAGACAGCTTAACACTGAGGAAGAGATACAGGGGTTCCGTGATCTGAGGACTCAGTATAACTTGGGCGAGGTCGAGATATTCACGGGTATTGAGGAGAGACTTCGGGAGGTCAACACTGTGGCTGTCAACCAGACGGGACGTGAGATGTCGCTCAACGACTTCGAACGCGATCTCCTCGTACGTGATACGGTCACCGGGAGCGTCGGAGTTGCGCGCCTGCGTTTCAACTGGACGGGATTCGCATCGACCTCGTCTAACGGATCGAGGGTCGTCGTCGGAGACGTCTTCGAGGGCGGCTTCGTCGTAGGAGAGGGACAGCGTCTCATAATACGCTACGACGAGGGTCTCACTGCGACGGATGTCGTTCCCCCAGCCGACGTATCGGGGGAGAACTCGTACCAGTGGGAGGGACAGAGAGCATTCGAGGACGGCAGACCGCGTCTCGTCCTGACTACGAACTCGACTTCTGGGTCGGGATCGGGGTCAGAGCCTCCGACTGACTCGGCAGACTCGGGTCTCTCAGAGCTTGAGGTGGGTATAGGAGTCTTCCTCCTCGTAGTGGGTCTTTTCGGTGGTGTCTACCTCGGACGTAGGATGGGCGGAAATAGACCTCCTGAGCCAACGCCAGCCGTGACTCGGAACGGATCGGGTTCCCAGACACCTCGACAGCCTGAGACGGAGGACGAGTCGGAGGACGAAGACACTGAGGAGGAGGTCGACGAGGAGCTTCTGACTGACGAGGACAGGGTCTTGCGTCTACTACGACAGAACGACGGAAGGATGAAACAGGCTTCTATAGTCGAGGAGACGGGATGGTCGAAGAGCAAGGCGAGCATGGTTCTGAGCGACATGGAGGACGAGGGGAGGATCTCGAAGCTGCGTCTCGGACGTGAGAACGTAATCGACCTCGAAGAGGACGACTGA